The region CTATTACATCACGGGTGCGCTGACCGCCTCCGGCGGTTCGTGGAACGCGGCGATCGTCGCCGAATATGTGAAATGGGGCAACGACACGGTGTCGGCGCATGGGATCGGCGCCTATATCGCCGAGGCAACCGCCGATGGCGATTATCCCAAAATCGTGCTCGGCGTCGCGATGATGTCGATTTTCGTCATTCTGTTCAACCGCCTGCTGTGGCGTCCGCTCTATGGTCTTGCCGAACGGCGCCTGCGTCTCGATTGAGGTGATCACATGCAAGACAACACTGCGCGGACGTCATTTGCTGGCAAGCAGACCCTGCTCGACGTCAGACATGTTTCTCAACGCTATCAGACGGGGTCGGGTGAACCCGGGCCGCCTGTCCTCGACGATGTTTCACTGACCCTCAAGGGAAATGAAATCGTCGGTTTGCTGGGGCGCTCTGGGTGCGGCAAATCCTCCCTCCTGCGCATCGTCGCCGGGCTGGTTTTCCCCTCCGGCGGCGAGGTGAGCTATCTTGGTCATGAGGTCACCGGCCCCGTCGATGGGGTTGCGATGGTGTTCCAGAGCTTCGCGCTGTTTCCCTGGCTGACGGTGCTCGCCAATGTCGAATTGGGCCTGCGGGCCAAACAAGTCTCCCGGGACGAGGCCCGGCGGCGCGCCTTGAAGGCGATCGATCTCATCGGCCTCGATGGTTACGAGTCCGCCTTCCCGAAGGAACTCTCCGGCGGCATGCGGCAGCGCGTCGGCTTTGCGCGGGCGCTTGTCGTCCATCCCAATATTCTCCTGATGGACGAGCCTTTCTCGGCGCTCGATGTGCTCACCGCCGAAACCCTGCGCACCGATCTTCTCGATCTCTGGGTCGAGGGACGCATGCCGATCAAGAGCATCCTCATGGTCACCCATAATATCGAGGAAGCGGTGCTGATGTGCGACCGCATCGTCGTGCTGTCCAGCAATCCCGGCAGGATCGCCGCCGAGATCGAGGTCAAGCTGCATCATCCGCGCAACCGGCTCGATCCTGATTTCCGCCAGCTGGTCGACAAGATCTACGCCCTCATGACCAAACGTCCCGCCCCGGTGTCCGGCCGCGATGGCGCCTTCCCCGGCCTTGGCTTTGGCATGGCCCTGCCGCGCGTTTCAACCAACACGCTGGCCGGCATGATCGAGGAAATCGCCGCCGAACCCTATTTGGGCCGCGCCGACCTTCCCGCCCTCGCCGACACGCTCCAAATGGAAGTTGACGAACTTTTCCCGGTGGCCGAAACTTTGCAATTGCTCCGCTTCGCCGAACTTGAGGAAGGCGATATCAAATTAACCCCTGCCGGGCATCGTTTTGCAGGGGCGGATGTCGATGTGCGCAAAAAGCTGTTCGGTGATCATCTCATGGCCTATTTGCCGCTTGCCGCCCGGATCAAAGTGGTGCTCGACGAGCGTCCAACCCATACCGCCCGTGCCGTGCGCTTTTTGGAAGAGCTTGAGGACTATATGTCGGAGGAATACGCCGACCGGACCCTGAAGAGCGTCGTCAACTGGGGCCGCTACGGCGAACTCTTCGCCTATGACGAAACATCGGAAACTTTTAGTCTGGAAAACCCGCAATAACCCAATCAGAGGTTTTCATGCTGTCGCGCCGGAATTTTGTTGCTGGAACTCTCGCAGCCGGCGCGGTGTCGCGGCTGCACGCGCAGACAAACGAACCCGCGCTGACAGTGCTGAGGATTGAGCGCCGTGACATTGAGGTCAACGGCAAGCCGGCTTCGATGCTTGGCGTACGCCAGCCAGATGGAACCATCGGACTGACCACCCGCGTCAACACGCCATTCCGCGTCCGGGTCGAAAACCATATCGATGAGCCGAGCCTCCTTCACTGGCATGGCCTCACACCACCCTGGCAGCAAGACGGTGTCCCCGGCGTTTCCGGACCCGCGATTCCGCCAGGCGGCAGTGCCGACTATGATTTCCCTTTGCCCGTTGGCGGCACGTATTGGATGCATTCGCATTATGGGTTTCAGGAGCAGCTGTTGCTGGCGGCGCCGCTCATCATCAAGGATGGCGGAGAGAACTCCAGTGAGCAGGACATCGTCGTCGAACTCACCGATTTCAGCTTCACGCCGCCGGAAAAAATTTACGCGGATCTTCGCACCCGCCAGATGCCGAAAATGGATATGGCGGACATGCCGGGCATGGTGATGGCGCCCATAAAGAGCAAGCCGGATCTCAACGACGTTCAGTATGACGCCTTTCTCGCCAATGGCCGGACGCTCGACGATCCGGAGGTCATCAAGGTCGAACCCGGTGGCCATGTGCGGCTGCGGATTATCAACAGCTCCTCGATGAGCGCCTACCACATCGATCTCGGCGAACTTGCTGGCCACCTTGTCGCGGTTGATGGAATTCCCGTGCACAAGGTGCCTGGCCGCAGCTTCCCGATCGCCGTTGCCCAGCGGCTGGACATCACGCTCGCCATACCCAACACCCCCGCCGTCTATCCGGTGCTCGCGGTTCTCGAAGGCGAGCGCAAGCAAACCGGCATCGTGCTCCAGGCAGGGCCGGGACAAATTGCCCGCATTTCCAACCAGGCGGACGCGGCATCGCCGCCGCTCACTCTCGACCTTGAGCGCTCACTGAAAGCCATCAAGCCGTTGGCGGACCGCAAGGTGGACCGGACGCACGTGATCGATCTGACCGGGGAGATGCAAGGTTACCAATGGTCTCTCAACAATGTGGTTTGGAATAAGGATGTCCCTCCTCTTGCCGTTGCCCAGGGCGAAAGAGTGGAGCTTGTGCTCACCAACCAGACCATGATGCCGCATCCAATGCACCTGCATGGGCATTCCTTCCAGGTCGTCGCGATCAATGGAAAGCGTTTTGCTGGCGCCGTGCGGGACACCGTGCTCGTGCCGCCGAAAACCACCGTGATCGTGGCTTTCGATGCGAACAATCCGGGATGGTGGGCGTTTCATTGCCACCTTTTGTACCATCAGCATGCCGGCATGTTCACGACTGTGCGCTACGTTTGACGACGCGGCGGCGATTAAACAGCGGTATTCCGCGCTATGCCGCCAAGCGCCCTTGCGTTGACAGGGTTGTTCACGCTAAAAATCCGGCCGCTAGGAGTGTAGCTCAATTTGGTTAGAGCACCGGTCTCCAAAACCGGGGGTTGGGGGTTCGAGTCCCTCCTCTCCTGCCAGTAAATTCAATGAGTTATACGATAAACCTCAGATAGAAGTTAAAGTAGGCAGGTAACTGCTGGGCAGGAAAAGGTAGGCGCGGCCGCGCCAATTACGCGATTGAACAGGGCTGATGCGGAATATCTTGCTCGCGTTCCGCAATCTCTGCGTGGCTGACTGTCGCTCGGCGGTTCCACGCGCGGCGGGTTTTCTGCAATCAATTCACTGCCGCCAACCACGGCGATAATAACGAATGATCGACCAAGAAGTCACGGAGTAAAGTACGCGCCGCCGGAAAGGATCGCGCGGCACTTCCACCACTCGTTGAGGGCCTGTACCGCGTAAGATAGCGCGGACCTTTTCCGTGTCCTGGAGATCAATTTTATCCGTATTACGTTCTAAATAGTCATTCTTCATTGGCGACCCTCACCCTTTTCCAGCTCTGACGCTTGAAGACAGTCACTACACTCAAACCTAAATGAGGCGCTGACATAAATCATGATCCGTTTGGGTATTAATCATAAGCGTCACGGTTCCGCCAATTTTAGCTCACAGTGCTGGCATGAGCTGGGGAGATGGGTGGGTGGCAAATAGGATCGCGCTCACGACGATGCTGCCCCGCTCATGGAACTTACTCGGTCGGAGCTACTTACCCTCAGACGGGAGATGGGTGGCGGGCGGGATAAGGATATGGAAATGAAATTCAAGCCGACGGTTGATCAGCTTTGCACCATTGCGGACATGACAGCGGCGCGTATGACTCCGGAATTCACTGCAAATCGCCTTGGGGTATCATCTAAAAAGTTCCGGGAATGGCGGGAACAGCTGTTGGCGGCGTCACTTGCAGATAATCCCAGTGTTGCGGCTAGGCCAGTGCCAGTCGAGAGGCCAGGGATTTGGAAGTAAACGTTACCCAAAAGTATGCAGTCGGTAAGCCATCGTCGTATATGCAGCAATTTGAGATCGAGGCGCGTCTTGAAGACACTCGATGAACTTAAGCAGCTCGACTGTAAGTGGCCCTGTGCCGAAATCGGTCATCACGAGCATCTATTTTGTGGCGCGCCAGCGACCAAAAACAGCTATTGCGAACACCACGCGGCTCTTGCTTATCGACGCCCTCCGCCGCTCGGCAAGGTCAAGCTCTTACGAGGGTAAGGGAACCGCGCGCAGGAGAAGGTAAAAACCTTTGGGCGTGGATGACAGCATTAAGGGTTCGAGAGCGTCAGTGGATGGCGAGTACCGTGGCGCTGCCCGCCGCAGCACGCGCCGTAATAATCCAAGAAATCATAGCGCCTTGAAGTTCAGTTAATGCCTCCGGCCATGTTTTTCCGAACGCAGAGCAACCTGGTAAATCTGGCGCGACGGCCACATAGCCATCATCCTCACTGCTGCGAAACACCCGCATCTCGAAACCGCCAATTTCAGGCATCAAAGAAATCCATTCGTTAATCGTTAAACCAATTTTAATATTAATAACTATTCGGAAATTCCACATCCGAAAGTCCCAATTGGGTTATCTGTGGTGTGAACCGATTGCGCTACCTAAGACTCGCGACTGGGTCGCCACTCCTCGATGATTTCAACGCC is a window of Methylocapsa sp. D3K7 DNA encoding:
- a CDS encoding nitrate/sulfonate/bicarbonate ABC transporter ATP-binding protein, with the translated sequence MQDNTARTSFAGKQTLLDVRHVSQRYQTGSGEPGPPVLDDVSLTLKGNEIVGLLGRSGCGKSSLLRIVAGLVFPSGGEVSYLGHEVTGPVDGVAMVFQSFALFPWLTVLANVELGLRAKQVSRDEARRRALKAIDLIGLDGYESAFPKELSGGMRQRVGFARALVVHPNILLMDEPFSALDVLTAETLRTDLLDLWVEGRMPIKSILMVTHNIEEAVLMCDRIVVLSSNPGRIAAEIEVKLHHPRNRLDPDFRQLVDKIYALMTKRPAPVSGRDGAFPGLGFGMALPRVSTNTLAGMIEEIAAEPYLGRADLPALADTLQMEVDELFPVAETLQLLRFAELEEGDIKLTPAGHRFAGADVDVRKKLFGDHLMAYLPLAARIKVVLDERPTHTARAVRFLEELEDYMSEEYADRTLKSVVNWGRYGELFAYDETSETFSLENPQ
- a CDS encoding multicopper oxidase family protein, producing the protein MLSRRNFVAGTLAAGAVSRLHAQTNEPALTVLRIERRDIEVNGKPASMLGVRQPDGTIGLTTRVNTPFRVRVENHIDEPSLLHWHGLTPPWQQDGVPGVSGPAIPPGGSADYDFPLPVGGTYWMHSHYGFQEQLLLAAPLIIKDGGENSSEQDIVVELTDFSFTPPEKIYADLRTRQMPKMDMADMPGMVMAPIKSKPDLNDVQYDAFLANGRTLDDPEVIKVEPGGHVRLRIINSSSMSAYHIDLGELAGHLVAVDGIPVHKVPGRSFPIAVAQRLDITLAIPNTPAVYPVLAVLEGERKQTGIVLQAGPGQIARISNQADAASPPLTLDLERSLKAIKPLADRKVDRTHVIDLTGEMQGYQWSLNNVVWNKDVPPLAVAQGERVELVLTNQTMMPHPMHLHGHSFQVVAINGKRFAGAVRDTVLVPPKTTVIVAFDANNPGWWAFHCHLLYHQHAGMFTTVRYV
- a CDS encoding type II toxin-antitoxin system HicB family antitoxin, with protein sequence MWNFRIVINIKIGLTINEWISLMPEIGGFEMRVFRSSEDDGYVAVAPDLPGCSAFGKTWPEALTELQGAMISWIITARAAAGSATVLAIH